GGTAGAGTTATTCCTCCACACTTGCTGCTCTTCACTTCTTGTCTTGTACAATAAAGATTCATTACATGGATATGAAATGCTACAACTATATTCAATTTAAAGTTTGAGAAAAGCctaaaaaattaaagaacaaaatatcacaaatcaataaaaataagAGATCTCACACATATAAATGTAAATTTTTTATGGTATAAATAGTAGAAACAAACTTATATCCACTACGAGATTTATATTTAATTGAGGGAGTTTTTTAATAGAAGTTTTTAAAAACTTTCATAATACATTTTATTTATGACAATTTCTAAAACTTTCCttaataattaattgataattaaaatttaaactatCTCCAAAAAAAAAACCCctctttcttcttagttttcaAAGAATGGCACCAAGTCAGAGGGCGGAGAAGAGAATGGTGACAAAACCCTAAGTTTTTCACCGCCGATTTTGCTGCTGTTGCAGTCGTCGGTTTTGCCGCCATTGCAGTCGCCGGTTCCGCCACCGTTTTCGCCACAGTTGTTGCAGGAAGGTTCTCAATTGAGCCACCTCCTCTATCAACATTATGGTTTCAGATCTGTTTGCTCTGTAGCTACGGTTGCCGCTACAGTTTCTGCCGCCGCAGCTTCCGCCATCGTTGCCGCTGTAGTTGCTGCGTCAAAAGCTTCTGAATCGAGCCACTGTTTTagatttgttttcttttcttcttcagttttcatttgttttcatgtGGAGTGATTCCTGTGGTTAAAGTTCTCTGATTCCACTTAGTTACTAGATAAAAGCAAAGCATTTAATTTACTGAACTATTTTATTTATGTATCTTCCATTTTAGTTCTTTACTCTCCAAATTAGATTTGACAGAAGCTGGTAACTGGAGTTAAATTTTGGAGCTGatcactttcttttctttttgtttttacatCTGTATATTTTCTGAAATCAGATTATAATACATATTCAAGAAATGTTCACATCAGAACAAAGTTAAATATTCACATTTTTTAAAGTGATAATTGtaatatttaagtttttttttttttaataatttgaagGGTATGAACATTGCAACTAACCTGTAATTGTTTATGCTTTCTTTGTAGCTTCAACATGAAAACATGTCTATAGATATTATAGAAGTGATCTGAAAAGAATAAAAAGTGAGTTAAAGATAATATCTGAGAAGATCTTAGTACCATAACTgaaatttcttttctttctcaggtGAAAGCAATAATAACATCAAAGAGCTTAATGCTAAAAACATAATGCAGAAAACAAAGGTAAGATAATATTAGAATAGCACTTTAACATGAAAGAATTTTAGTAGGATCAATTAACAAACTTAATATTATGATTTTTAGGAAAAGAATCTAATGGATTCCAGAAAGAAGTAACAATTCTCCACAGAGTCTTCAATAACTTCTATGACTTCATCATCATGTTCATCTAGCATGTCGTCCCTCGAGTTCAACAGGACAATTCAGACCGAATCGCTATCAACCGGTCGAATCAATGTTCCTGAAACCTTGATTTCTTTTAATTACTCACTAGTTAATAATTTGCAATAATAGTACAGTGAGAGGACAGTTGAGTTCCTATTCAATATTCATAGTTATATTTGATAGTCTTGTCAAATTATTCTTCTgtggaaaggaagaaagaaaggaaatagTGAAATTATTCATAGTGAAGGTGTTctaatttattcttttaaattatCGTTTATTGATGATTTCTCTTAAATTACCTTAATGCTCAGAGATTGGTGTGTATCTTTCCAATATGTTTTATTTTCCAAACTTTACTCTTGacttttgtcttgttcttttgaGAGTATCCTTTACTACaaatgtttcttttcttgttttcatgGTAGTTTATGAGCTTTCCTGTTTTATTAAATCTCTCTTAATTAGTATTTTGGTTGATGCTATTAAATATGTAAATTTGCAATGATTCTGGAGTAATCTGTTCTTCAAATGTTTCTTCTACTAGCTTTGGGTGGTGGTATATTATATTGTAAAAAAGAAACGAGTTCAATTGAAAAGAGTCAACCTACTGCACTTAAAGAGAAGAGATTTCGAAAGCCTACTCTTAGGTACATTGAAGAGACTTCAAATTCAAGGTCAAAGGAAAAGGTACCAACTGTTGGTACAAAAAGAAAACATTCAAGTGCCTCATCATGTGATGAGCTTCATATAAGAATTAAAGCATTAAGAAAGATTCGAGTTGAGAAGTCTAGTAATGGAATTAGTGATGTGACAATCCCAAAGTTGAAAGCTTGTAGGGGCCGACCAAAGAAAGAGGTAGGGTTTTATCTGAAATGAATTTGCCTCATTGTGCATTCCTCGTGTCTTGCTTGTTTCCAAGCGGGTCTTAGATCCATTGTACACTATTTCTCAATTACAAGATCAATAATCACCTCTAGTTTGCTCGTAATTCTAGAATCTGATATTGTTATTAATGCACGATATTCATGAGTAATTCATTCTATATCTGCTTTTATTACTGGACATTATTCTTTTTCATTTAATAAGGCATTTGTTTTTGTAGAAACTTGACGATGAGGAGGCATTTTCCTTGGATTCTGAGGATAAA
The DNA window shown above is from Arachis ipaensis cultivar K30076 chromosome B08, Araip1.1, whole genome shotgun sequence and carries:
- the LOC107611117 gene encoding uncharacterized protein LOC107611117, whose amino-acid sequence is MFLLLALGGGILYCKKETSSIEKSQPTALKEKRFRKPTLRYIEETSNSRSKEKVPTVGTKRKHSSASSCDELHIRIKALRKIRVEKSSNGISDVTIPKLKACRGRPKKEKLDDEEAFSLDSEDKCLTPKRSKKKDRRKHQRMWTLFEVIKLADGIYEYGVGRWTNKKRFSFSSSSYRTPIDLRVFHKALSISIVSFFANLEFLVI